Proteins encoded together in one Etheostoma cragini isolate CJK2018 chromosome 11, CSU_Ecrag_1.0, whole genome shotgun sequence window:
- the tmem177 gene encoding transmembrane protein 177, which produces MASRFLKYAVLLQKYRTPLIVASCGGVFAVNMFHHVFPEVSYRQLYQAWFKGEAVTLSEKLEEVFRQVLKDYGVSSPENFSAFASFGFHPVGAGVPWLSRAQIGIPANFNSKPDDPSGITNRTIFINGKAVDWSSETGSALQEALVFSLEAQKFAIAREVARLESGGPVLNAAVAPFCLGGVWVYSVLMKQLFGLHAGPPLLRGGVSILALGLGGVSYVLTSDAVSQWIDYSSDRRAAGVSRDYAKGGVEFYDKILSRNKTLRALMGQKGEEMYAPSGNLFPAHLLKMKYTPYTSRREGILALLRDEKA; this is translated from the exons ATGGCGTCTCGCTTCCTCAAGTATGCAGTGCTTCTTCAGAAGTACAGGACTCCGCTGATTGTTGCGAGCTGCGGCGGGGTCTTTGCTGTCAACATGTTCCACCACGTCTTCCCTGAAGTGTCGTACCGTCAGCTCTATCAGGCCTGGTTCAAAGGAGAAGCGGTCACGCTGTCTGAAAAGCTCGAGGAGGTTTTCCGGCAG GTGTTGAAGGATTATGGTGTCAGCTCCCCCGAGAATTTCTCTGCCTTCGCCTCCTTTGGGTTCCATCCGGTTGGGGCTGGTGTCCCTTGGCTTTCAAGGGCCCAAATTGGCATCCCAGCAAACTTTAACAGCAAGCCCGACGATCCAAGCGGAATTACCAACCGCACAATTTTCATCAACGGCAAAGCGGTGGATTGGAGCAGTGAGACTGGCTCTGCGCTACAGGAGGCACTGGTGTTTTCCCTGGAGGCACAGAAGTTTGCCATAGCACGGGAAGTGGCCCGCTTGGAGTCCGGAGGACCTGTTTTAAATGCTGCTGTTGCCCCGTTCTGCCTGGGTGGGGTTTGGGTGTACAGCGTGCTAATGAAGCAGTTGTTTGGGCTCCACGCCGGGCCTCCACTACTTCGCGGGGGTGTGAGCATTCTGGCGCTGGGGCTCGGCGGCGTGTCCTACGTCCTCACCTCGGATGCTGTCAGCCAGTGGATTGATTATAGCTCAGACCGGCGAGCGGCAGGAGTGTCCCGCGATTACGCCAAAGGAGGGGTGGAGTTTTACGATAAGATTCTGTCCAGAAACAAGACACTGCGCGCCCTGATGGGACAGAAGGGAGAGGAGATGTATGCTCCGAGTGGTAACTTGTTTCCTGCTCACCTCCTTAAGATGAAATACACACCATACACATCCAGGAGGGAAGGGATCCTCGCTCTACTGAGAGACGAAAAAGCTTGA